The following proteins come from a genomic window of Hymenobacter canadensis:
- a CDS encoding alkaline phosphatase D family protein, with amino-acid sequence MKKPLFLLLAASLLTNCTAEAQKNALTIAFGSCNRHTLPQPLWNDIAAQKPDVWVWLGDNIYGDSDDPAVLKAKYDAQLNQPDYAQFRRQVPAIIGTWDDHDYGRNDGDKTYPFKAQNQQLALDFLQEPPDSPRRRQEGIYAAYTYAVGGKKVKVILLDDRYFQDTLYRNANQVYQPNPTGDVLGEAQWAWLAQQLRASDADAHIIGCGIQFLPQQHRFEKWANFPAARQRLLALLTETHPKGVLLISGDRHIGEMSRLAVPGLAAPVLEVTSSGLTHPATNNTGEPNDLRVGPLVNQKHYGLFRFRQKRQRLFVTASLRGENGQVFYEQELEVK; translated from the coding sequence ATGAAGAAGCCCCTGTTTCTACTTCTGGCGGCCAGCCTGCTGACCAACTGTACCGCCGAAGCGCAGAAGAACGCCTTGACCATTGCCTTCGGCTCCTGCAACCGCCACACCCTGCCGCAGCCACTCTGGAACGACATTGCCGCCCAGAAACCCGATGTCTGGGTCTGGCTTGGCGACAATATTTATGGCGACTCCGACGACCCGGCTGTATTAAAGGCCAAGTATGACGCCCAACTCAATCAGCCCGATTACGCGCAGTTCCGTCGGCAGGTACCGGCCATTATCGGCACTTGGGATGACCACGACTACGGCCGCAACGATGGCGACAAAACCTACCCCTTCAAGGCCCAGAACCAGCAGCTGGCCCTGGACTTTCTGCAGGAGCCGCCCGATAGTCCGCGCCGCCGCCAGGAGGGCATCTACGCGGCTTACACCTATGCCGTGGGTGGCAAAAAGGTGAAGGTGATTCTGCTCGACGACCGGTATTTTCAGGACACGCTCTACCGCAACGCCAACCAGGTATATCAGCCTAACCCCACCGGCGACGTGCTGGGCGAGGCGCAGTGGGCCTGGCTCGCGCAGCAGCTCCGCGCCTCCGACGCCGATGCGCACATTATTGGGTGCGGCATTCAATTTCTGCCGCAGCAGCACCGGTTCGAGAAGTGGGCCAACTTCCCGGCGGCCCGCCAACGCCTGCTGGCCCTACTCACCGAGACGCATCCCAAAGGCGTTTTGCTCATCAGTGGCGACCGGCACATCGGCGAGATGTCGCGCCTCGCGGTGCCGGGCCTGGCGGCGCCGGTGCTGGAAGTCACTTCCAGCGGCCTCACGCACCCGGCCACGAATAACACCGGCGAGCCAAACGACCTCCGCGTGGGGCCGCTCGTGAACCAGAAGCATTACGGGCTTTTCCGCTTCCGCCAGAAGCGCCAGCGGCTTTTCGTCACGGCCTCTCTGCGCGGAGAAAACGGCCAAGTATTCTATGAGCAGGAGCTGGAAGTGAAATAG
- a CDS encoding glycoside hydrolase family 3 N-terminal domain-containing protein, whose product MSFPRFLPFLWLLLALLSPPDASAQRRKQATAKKKTTRTLPRRPTAAPAAKAPARPTTPKPTAKATKATPKNQPVPFAAQLAGSRWVDSVMATLTPDQRVAQLFMVAAYSNRKRIDEDSITTLIQQYGIGGIVFFQGGPVRQSRLLNRYQTQSKVPLLVAMDAEWGVGMRLDSVQRFPFQMSLGGIRDNQLMYDMGTEVAAQFKRLGMHVNFAPVVDVNNNAANPVIGYRSWGEDRQSVTEKSYLYMKGMQDANILAVAKHFPGHGDTDTDSHLALPLLRIDRKRIDTLELFPFRSLMARGLGGMMVAHLNIPALDTTGMPSTLSRPITTGLLKQKMGFEGMVFTDAMNMKGVISKYPPGDADVRALQAGNDILEFSKNIPLALRMVRDAINAGQLTQESIDARCRKMLALKQWAGLDKYRPIDLKNITADLNTPHAQYLSQHLTELSVTVLRNQRNLLPLQRLDTLRLATLTIGTKDTTDFQRMVADYAPARHFWISATPSLDELTRMRETLKGFNTVLIGVNNLGRLPATNFGVTSETNVLLRELGSQGQKLVVSVFGNAYAVAKIRDLDRADAVVLAYQESKNAQDVAAEVIFGGISASGKLPVTVSDKYSYGAGLSTQGGTRLRYSFPEAVGMNNNLEARVDSIMNGAVAAKAFPGGEVVIARRGVVVLRKSYGTHSFADAPSQAGRASRAVRNTDLYDLASLTKVSAALPALMRLQDQGKFNPDMTLGELLPELRGTNKQDLKLRDVLTHQARLKAWIPFWKDYTKPRGLFNSLLGKSPATKEVSLTRPSELSRRYFRPDSSARFPLRAATGLWARQDFPELITKVIAESPLNEKPGYVYSDLSFILYPRFVQAASGKPLNQFITDEIYRPLGATTLGYNPTRRFPLARITPTEYDSLFRKQLLHGTVDDEGAALLGGLSGHAGLFGNANDLAKVVQLYAWNGKYGGQQLLKPETVQEYTRCQFCPDNRRALGFDRPAANPTVNSAKSVSQQSYGHTGFTGTYFWVDPKEELTCVVLTNRVNPTRRNNKITERSVRSGVLQVALESVRPVQRQAVETTVEE is encoded by the coding sequence TTGTCCTTCCCCCGCTTCCTTCCATTTCTGTGGCTGCTGCTGGCACTGCTAAGCCCCCCGGACGCCTCCGCACAGCGTCGTAAACAGGCTACCGCCAAGAAGAAGACAACCCGCACCCTACCGCGGCGGCCCACCGCGGCACCCGCCGCCAAAGCCCCGGCCCGGCCTACTACGCCTAAGCCCACCGCTAAAGCAACCAAAGCAACTCCGAAAAATCAGCCCGTGCCTTTCGCGGCCCAGCTGGCCGGCTCGCGCTGGGTTGATTCGGTGATGGCCACGCTCACGCCCGACCAGCGGGTGGCGCAGCTGTTTATGGTGGCCGCCTACTCCAACCGCAAGCGCATCGACGAAGACTCGATTACAACCCTGATTCAGCAGTATGGCATCGGCGGCATCGTGTTTTTCCAGGGCGGGCCGGTGCGGCAGTCGCGCCTTTTGAACCGCTACCAAACCCAATCCAAGGTGCCGCTGCTGGTGGCCATGGATGCCGAATGGGGCGTGGGCATGCGCCTCGACAGCGTGCAGCGCTTTCCCTTCCAGATGAGCCTGGGCGGCATCCGCGACAACCAGCTGATGTACGACATGGGCACCGAGGTGGCCGCGCAGTTCAAGCGCCTGGGCATGCACGTCAACTTTGCGCCGGTGGTCGATGTCAACAACAACGCCGCCAACCCCGTCATCGGCTACCGCAGTTGGGGCGAAGACCGGCAGAGCGTGACCGAGAAAAGCTACCTCTACATGAAAGGCATGCAGGATGCCAACATCCTGGCCGTCGCCAAGCACTTCCCCGGCCACGGCGACACCGACACTGACTCGCACCTGGCCCTGCCCCTGCTGCGCATCGACCGCAAGCGCATTGACACGCTGGAGCTGTTTCCGTTCCGCAGCCTGATGGCGCGCGGCCTGGGCGGCATGATGGTGGCCCACCTCAACATTCCGGCCCTCGACACCACCGGCATGCCCAGCACCCTTTCCCGGCCGATTACCACGGGCTTGCTGAAGCAGAAAATGGGCTTCGAGGGCATGGTATTCACGGATGCCATGAACATGAAGGGCGTGATATCGAAGTACCCGCCCGGCGACGCCGACGTGCGCGCCCTGCAGGCCGGCAACGACATTCTGGAGTTCAGCAAGAACATTCCGCTGGCCTTGCGCATGGTGCGCGACGCCATCAACGCCGGCCAGCTCACCCAGGAATCCATTGATGCGCGCTGCCGCAAGATGCTGGCCCTAAAGCAGTGGGCCGGCCTCGACAAATACCGCCCCATCGACCTGAAGAATATTACCGCCGACCTCAACACGCCGCACGCCCAGTACCTGAGCCAGCACCTCACCGAGCTGTCTGTGACGGTACTGCGCAACCAGCGCAACCTACTGCCCCTGCAGCGCCTCGATACGCTGCGCCTAGCCACGCTCACCATCGGCACCAAAGACACCACCGACTTCCAGCGCATGGTGGCCGACTACGCTCCGGCCCGTCACTTCTGGATTTCGGCCACGCCCAGCCTGGATGAGCTGACCCGGATGCGCGAAACGCTGAAGGGCTTTAATACGGTGCTGATTGGGGTGAACAACCTCGGCCGCCTGCCGGCCACCAACTTCGGGGTAACCTCGGAAACCAACGTGCTGCTGCGCGAGCTGGGCAGCCAGGGCCAGAAGCTGGTGGTGTCGGTGTTCGGCAATGCCTATGCCGTGGCCAAAATCCGGGACCTGGACCGCGCCGATGCAGTGGTGCTGGCCTATCAGGAAAGCAAAAACGCGCAGGACGTGGCCGCCGAGGTGATTTTCGGGGGCATATCGGCCAGCGGCAAGCTGCCCGTGACCGTGAGCGACAAGTACAGCTACGGCGCCGGCCTCAGCACGCAGGGCGGCACCCGGCTGCGCTACAGCTTCCCCGAAGCCGTGGGCATGAACAACAACCTCGAAGCCCGTGTGGACTCCATCATGAACGGCGCCGTGGCGGCCAAGGCCTTCCCCGGGGGCGAGGTGGTCATTGCCCGGCGTGGCGTGGTAGTGCTGCGCAAAAGCTACGGTACCCACTCATTTGCTGATGCGCCCAGCCAGGCCGGCCGGGCCAGCCGCGCCGTCCGCAACACCGACCTCTACGACCTGGCGTCCCTGACCAAAGTATCGGCGGCGCTGCCGGCCCTGATGCGCCTGCAGGACCAGGGCAAGTTCAACCCCGACATGACCCTGGGTGAGCTGCTGCCGGAGTTGCGCGGCACCAACAAGCAGGACCTGAAGCTGCGCGACGTGCTCACGCACCAGGCCCGCCTCAAAGCTTGGATTCCGTTCTGGAAAGACTACACCAAGCCGCGCGGCCTGTTCAACTCGCTGCTCGGCAAGAGCCCAGCGACCAAGGAAGTGTCGCTCACGCGGCCTTCGGAGCTTAGCCGCCGCTACTTCCGCCCCGATTCGTCGGCGCGCTTCCCGTTGCGGGCCGCCACCGGCCTGTGGGCCCGCCAGGATTTTCCGGAGCTGATAACCAAGGTCATTGCCGAGTCGCCGCTGAACGAGAAACCCGGCTACGTCTACTCCGACCTGTCGTTTATTCTGTACCCGCGCTTCGTGCAGGCCGCCAGCGGCAAGCCCCTCAACCAGTTCATCACCGACGAAATCTACCGGCCGCTGGGGGCCACCACGCTGGGCTACAACCCCACGCGCCGCTTCCCGCTGGCCCGCATCACGCCCACCGAGTACGACTCGCTGTTCCGCAAGCAGCTGCTGCACGGCACCGTCGATGATGAGGGCGCGGCTTTGCTCGGCGGCCTCTCGGGCCACGCCGGCTTGTTCGGCAATGCCAACGATCTGGCCAAAGTGGTGCAGCTCTACGCCTGGAATGGCAAGTACGGCGGCCAGCAGCTGCTCAAGCCCGAAACCGTGCAGGAGTACACCCGCTGCCAGTTCTGCCCCGACAACCGCCGCGCCCTTGGCTTCGACCGGCCCGCCGCCAACCCCACGGTAAACTCGGCCAAAAGTGTGTCGCAGCAGAGCTACGGGCACACCGGCTTTACGGGTACCTATTTCTGGGTTGACCCCAAGGAGGAACTGACCTGCGTGGTGCTCACCAACCGGGTGAACCCCACGCGCCGCAACAACAAAATCACGGAGCGGAGCGTGCGCTCCGGCGTGCTGCAGGTGGCGCTGGAAAGCGTGCGGCCGGTGCAGCGGCAGGCCGTGGAAACGACGGTGGAGGAATAG
- a CDS encoding beta-class carbonic anhydrase: MSQILQEVLAANKQYQAEFGDKGSLALPPARAFAILTCMDARLDPAKYAGLSEGDAHVIRNAGGRASDDAIRSLVISYKLLGTKEFFVIHHTDCGMLLFTDDIMRDLLASSLETATVDENGWHDVGQGPGSAEARNIAFLTFKNLEQSVIDDVQRIRQHPLVPATIPVYGYIYDVKSGQLLEVPAATQIGQAK, encoded by the coding sequence ATGAGCCAGATTCTACAGGAAGTTCTCGCTGCCAACAAGCAGTATCAGGCCGAGTTCGGCGACAAAGGCTCCCTGGCCCTGCCGCCGGCCCGCGCCTTTGCCATCCTCACCTGCATGGACGCCCGCCTCGACCCGGCCAAGTACGCCGGCTTGTCAGAAGGCGACGCCCACGTTATCCGCAACGCCGGCGGCCGCGCCAGCGACGACGCCATCCGCTCGCTGGTGATTTCCTACAAGCTACTCGGCACCAAAGAGTTCTTCGTCATTCACCACACCGATTGCGGCATGCTGCTCTTCACCGACGACATCATGCGCGACCTGCTGGCTAGCAGCCTCGAAACCGCTACTGTGGACGAAAACGGCTGGCACGATGTAGGCCAGGGCCCCGGTTCGGCGGAAGCCCGCAACATTGCCTTCCTGACCTTCAAGAACCTGGAGCAAAGCGTCATCGACGACGTGCAGCGCATCCGGCAGCATCCGCTCGTACCCGCCACGATTCCGGTGTACGGCTACATCTACGACGTGAAAAGCGGCCAGCTGCTGGAAGTGCCCGCCGCCACGCAAATCGGGCAGGCAAAGTAA
- a CDS encoding 3-(methylthio)propionyl-CoA ligase codes for MLGLMMQEPLRIAGLLEHAEKWHADTEIVSRLAEGGLHRYTYAGLGRRSRQLAHALARLGMQRGDRVGTLAWNTHRHLELYYGVSGSGAVCHTVNPRLFFEQLVYIINHAEDRLLFFDLTFLPLVEKLAPSCPKVESWVLMTDRAHMPETTTLPDLRCYEDLLATENAEYAWPYFDENTASSLCYTSGTTDQPKGVLYSHRSTLLHSYAASLPDCFNCSARDTVLPVVPMFHVNAWGIPYAAPLNGCKLVLPGPGLDAASLYELYETEGVTFTAGVPTIWFGLLTFMREKKLQFTTLRRMIVGGASCPPALLKAFDEELGVEIRHAWGMSETSPLGTVCTLKTQQLSLSPDEQFAIQTKQGRAIFGVDMQIVDDAGQPLPHDGVAFGDLLVRGPFIVAEYFRTLHPGELTASGWFRTGDVATIDPNGFMQITDRSKDVIKSGGEWISSIELENLAIGHPHIAEAAVIGVPHPKWSERPLLVVVRKPEATVTAEELLAFYDGKVARWWIPEAVEFVTELPHTATGKLLKTQLRKNFAGYQWP; via the coding sequence ATGCTAGGACTCATGATGCAGGAGCCGCTGCGTATCGCCGGCCTCCTCGAACACGCCGAAAAGTGGCACGCTGACACCGAAATCGTGAGCCGGCTGGCCGAGGGCGGCCTGCACCGCTACACCTACGCCGGCCTGGGCCGCCGCAGCCGGCAGCTGGCCCACGCCCTGGCCCGCCTGGGCATGCAGCGCGGCGACCGGGTGGGCACGCTGGCCTGGAACACGCACCGCCACCTGGAGCTGTACTACGGCGTGTCGGGCAGCGGGGCTGTGTGCCACACCGTCAACCCGCGCCTGTTTTTCGAGCAGCTGGTCTACATCATCAACCACGCCGAAGACCGGCTGCTGTTCTTCGACCTCACCTTCCTGCCGCTGGTGGAAAAGCTGGCCCCCAGCTGCCCTAAGGTGGAAAGCTGGGTACTGATGACCGACCGGGCCCACATGCCCGAAACCACCACCCTGCCCGACCTGCGCTGCTACGAAGACCTGCTGGCCACCGAAAACGCCGAGTACGCGTGGCCGTATTTCGACGAGAATACGGCCTCCTCGCTGTGCTACACCTCCGGCACCACCGACCAGCCCAAGGGCGTGCTGTACTCGCACCGCTCCACGCTGCTGCACAGCTACGCTGCCTCCCTACCCGACTGCTTCAACTGCTCGGCCCGCGACACGGTGCTGCCAGTAGTGCCCATGTTCCACGTTAACGCCTGGGGCATTCCGTACGCGGCGCCGCTCAACGGTTGCAAGCTGGTGCTGCCCGGCCCCGGCCTCGACGCGGCCAGCCTCTACGAGCTCTACGAGACGGAGGGCGTGACCTTCACGGCCGGCGTACCCACCATCTGGTTTGGGCTGCTGACGTTTATGCGCGAGAAAAAGCTGCAGTTCACTACCCTGCGGCGCATGATTGTGGGCGGCGCTTCCTGCCCGCCGGCCTTGCTCAAGGCGTTTGATGAGGAGCTGGGCGTGGAAATCCGGCACGCCTGGGGCATGTCCGAAACCTCGCCGCTGGGCACGGTCTGCACCCTCAAGACCCAGCAGCTCAGCCTCAGCCCCGACGAGCAGTTTGCCATCCAGACCAAGCAGGGCCGCGCCATCTTCGGGGTGGATATGCAGATTGTGGACGATGCCGGCCAGCCCCTCCCCCACGACGGTGTGGCGTTCGGCGACCTACTGGTGCGCGGGCCGTTCATCGTGGCCGAGTACTTCCGCACCCTACACCCTGGCGAGCTGACCGCCAGCGGCTGGTTCCGCACCGGCGACGTGGCCACCATCGACCCCAACGGCTTCATGCAAATCACCGACCGCAGCAAAGACGTCATCAAGTCGGGCGGCGAGTGGATTTCCAGCATCGAGCTGGAAAACCTGGCCATCGGGCACCCGCATATTGCCGAGGCCGCCGTTATCGGCGTGCCCCACCCCAAGTGGAGCGAGCGGCCATTATTGGTGGTAGTACGCAAGCCCGAGGCCACCGTCACGGCCGAAGAGCTACTAGCTTTCTACGACGGCAAAGTAGCCCGCTGGTGGATTCCGGAAGCCGTGGAATTCGTAACCGAGCTACCCCACACCGCCACCGGCAAGCTCCTCAAAACGCAACTCCGGAAGAATTTCGCGGGATACCAATGGCCGTAG
- a CDS encoding DUF2059 domain-containing protein, with amino-acid sequence MKNYLLTMAAALMLAAPTAMAQAPAAPAAAQPISNSLRKAAEEALEVANTEKNIATSIDRMLAMQTQQNPNVKAMEPVFREFFNKYMSWAVIKEDLVQLYAREFTEKELKEMTKFYQTLVGRKALEKMPILMQGGMEIGQRRMQEHMPELQQAIAEKMKSQPPTTDN; translated from the coding sequence ATGAAAAATTATCTATTGACTATGGCGGCCGCGCTGATGCTGGCTGCCCCTACCGCAATGGCCCAGGCGCCTGCTGCTCCCGCCGCTGCCCAGCCTATATCCAATAGCCTGCGCAAGGCCGCCGAGGAGGCATTGGAAGTGGCCAACACGGAAAAGAACATAGCAACCTCCATCGACCGGATGCTGGCCATGCAGACGCAGCAAAACCCTAATGTGAAAGCCATGGAGCCGGTCTTCCGTGAGTTTTTCAACAAGTACATGAGCTGGGCGGTCATCAAGGAAGACCTGGTGCAGCTCTACGCCCGCGAGTTCACGGAGAAGGAGCTTAAGGAAATGACCAAGTTTTACCAGACACTTGTCGGCCGCAAAGCCCTGGAGAAAATGCCGATTCTTATGCAAGGCGGCATGGAAATCGGGCAGCGCCGGATGCAGGAGCATATGCCCGAGCTGCAGCAGGCCATTGCGGAAAAAATGAAAAGCCAGCCCCCAACCACCGACAACTAA
- a CDS encoding acyltransferase family protein — protein MQTTTQAAVETTGAVPLAEASQPARLISLDVFRGLTVAAMILVNNPGDWGHIYAPLEHAHWHGCTPTDLIFPFFLFIVGVSIVYALDGARRQPETQARTMVRVLKRSAILFGLGLLGALYPKFEFDTLRIPGVLARISWVFLVCGVLFLKTTRRQQFGLLAFVLVLYNVLLQVVPVPGYGAANLEAGTNLGAWLDRLVFTESHLWKNSRTWDPEGLLGTLPAIGTGLLGMLTAQWLRRKDVEPAARVAWLFVAGGAAVLLGLIWNGWFPINKSLWTSSYVLYTGGLAMMALAALYWLTDVQNHRGWWTRPALAYGVNAITVFFLSAIVSKTLNLIKVGDVTLRAWLYNTFFTPYFSPVNASLAGALVCVLIWLGVLWGMYKKGVIIKV, from the coding sequence ATGCAAACCACCACCCAGGCTGCTGTAGAAACTACCGGTGCCGTGCCGCTGGCCGAGGCCTCGCAGCCGGCCCGCCTCATCAGCCTCGACGTATTCCGCGGCCTCACCGTGGCGGCCATGATTCTGGTGAACAACCCCGGCGACTGGGGCCACATCTACGCGCCGCTGGAGCACGCGCACTGGCACGGCTGCACGCCCACCGACCTGATTTTTCCGTTCTTCCTGTTCATCGTGGGCGTCAGCATCGTGTATGCGCTGGATGGCGCGCGGCGGCAGCCTGAAACCCAGGCCCGCACGATGGTTCGGGTGCTGAAACGGTCGGCCATCCTGTTTGGGCTGGGGCTGCTGGGGGCATTGTATCCGAAGTTTGAGTTTGACACGCTCCGGATTCCGGGCGTGCTGGCCCGCATTTCGTGGGTGTTTCTGGTGTGCGGGGTGCTGTTTTTGAAAACCACGCGGCGGCAGCAGTTCGGGCTGCTGGCCTTCGTGCTGGTGCTCTACAACGTGCTGCTGCAGGTGGTGCCGGTGCCCGGCTACGGGGCCGCCAACCTGGAGGCCGGCACCAACCTCGGCGCTTGGCTGGATCGGCTGGTATTCACCGAAAGCCACCTCTGGAAAAACAGCCGCACCTGGGACCCCGAAGGTTTGCTCGGCACGCTGCCCGCTATCGGTACGGGTTTGCTCGGGATGCTCACGGCGCAGTGGCTGCGGCGCAAGGACGTGGAGCCGGCCGCCCGCGTGGCTTGGCTGTTTGTGGCGGGCGGCGCGGCGGTGCTGCTGGGCCTGATCTGGAACGGCTGGTTTCCCATCAACAAAAGCCTCTGGACCAGCTCCTACGTGCTCTATACCGGCGGCCTGGCCATGATGGCCCTGGCGGCCCTCTACTGGCTGACGGACGTGCAAAACCACCGCGGCTGGTGGACCCGGCCGGCCCTGGCCTACGGCGTGAATGCCATTACCGTTTTCTTCCTCTCGGCCATCGTTTCCAAAACCCTCAACCTGATTAAAGTCGGCGACGTGACGCTGCGTGCCTGGCTCTACAACACGTTCTTCACGCCCTACTTCAGCCCTGTCAACGCCTCGTTGGCCGGCGCGCTGGTGTGCGTGCTGATCTGGCTGGGCGTGCTGTGGGGGATGTATAAGAAGGGTGTGATTATCAAAGTGTGA
- a CDS encoding RagB/SusD family nutrient uptake outer membrane protein, with the protein MKKILVSLAALTVLTVSSCDKEYLNPSTASQEQVVTNADGLITVCNGLQSRFTTGGALSPIYNTVAAGGLSTRELTVINVGNIEEFNVSLGAGNVTNLNGVVRNVWTQSQLVRANADLVLANAGNAADPGTRSGIVAYASIFRALAIGTVAQYFEQLPITTATNAPFVPRVAALQSAVAQLETAATQLAANPVSADFNSKIIGGINLANTLQALIARYSLLAGDYDKAIAAAARVDQVSRSYFTFDELARNAVSEVAFGNRNVFEPTDVNLGLTGALAPEAGDRRIPFYTRASPTPTQNRGTGFYTASAAPVPVYVPGEMLLIRAEAYARKNDLPNAVTELNRVRTSTAAATTLTVGAAAYPTAPPGAGLAAYGGALTQAAVLLDIYRNRQVELAFQGFRLDDSRRFNRPGPGTTGAERNRNFFPYPRVERENNVNTPEDPAI; encoded by the coding sequence ATGAAAAAGATACTGGTTTCGCTGGCTGCCCTGACCGTGCTGACGGTCAGCAGCTGCGACAAAGAATACCTGAACCCCAGCACCGCCAGCCAGGAGCAGGTGGTCACTAACGCCGACGGCCTGATTACCGTCTGCAACGGCCTGCAGTCGCGCTTTACTACGGGCGGCGCCCTGAGCCCGATTTACAACACCGTGGCGGCCGGGGGCCTGAGCACGCGCGAGCTGACGGTGATTAACGTGGGCAACATCGAGGAATTCAACGTGAGCCTCGGGGCCGGCAACGTCACCAACCTCAACGGCGTGGTGCGCAACGTCTGGACCCAGAGCCAGCTGGTGCGCGCCAACGCCGACTTGGTGCTAGCCAACGCCGGCAACGCCGCCGACCCCGGCACGCGCAGCGGCATTGTGGCCTACGCCAGCATCTTCCGGGCGTTGGCCATCGGCACGGTGGCGCAGTATTTCGAGCAGCTGCCCATCACCACGGCTACCAACGCGCCGTTTGTGCCGCGGGTGGCGGCGCTGCAGTCGGCGGTGGCGCAGCTGGAAACGGCGGCCACCCAGCTGGCCGCCAACCCGGTTTCGGCCGATTTCAACAGTAAGATTATCGGCGGCATCAACCTCGCCAACACCCTGCAGGCCCTGATTGCGCGCTACAGCCTGCTGGCCGGCGACTACGACAAAGCCATTGCGGCCGCCGCCCGCGTCGACCAGGTTAGCCGCTCTTATTTCACGTTTGATGAGCTGGCCCGCAACGCCGTGTCGGAGGTGGCCTTCGGCAACCGCAACGTGTTTGAGCCCACCGACGTGAACCTGGGCCTGACCGGCGCGCTGGCGCCCGAGGCCGGTGACCGACGCATTCCGTTCTATACCCGGGCTTCGCCTACCCCCACCCAGAACCGGGGCACGGGCTTCTACACGGCCAGCGCCGCCCCGGTGCCGGTGTACGTGCCCGGCGAGATGCTGCTGATCCGGGCCGAGGCCTACGCCCGCAAAAACGACCTGCCCAACGCCGTGACGGAGCTGAACCGGGTGCGTACCAGTACGGCGGCGGCCACCACCCTGACCGTGGGTGCCGCTGCGTACCCCACGGCGCCTCCCGGGGCTGGGCTGGCGGCGTATGGTGGCGCCCTCACCCAGGCTGCCGTGCTGCTCGACATCTATCGCAACCGGCAGGTAGAGCTGGCCTTCCAGGGCTTCCGCCTCGATGACAGCCGCCGCTTCAACCGGCCCGGCCCGGGCACAACCGGGGCCGAGCGCAACCGCAACTTCTTCCCTTATCCGCGGGTAGAGCGGGAAAACAATGTGAATACGCCCGAAGATCCGGCTATTTAG